From a single Adhaeribacter swui genomic region:
- a CDS encoding PadR family transcriptional regulator: MKVENTQVQMRKGILEFCILEIISRGEVYASDMLDELTAAKMIVVEGTLYPLLTRLKNAGLLDYSWVESTAGPPRKYYTLTETGKEFLEQLRQTWLEVVSSIEFITKHKKQAS, encoded by the coding sequence ATGAAAGTAGAAAACACACAAGTGCAGATGCGGAAGGGAATTCTGGAGTTCTGCATTTTGGAAATTATCTCTCGTGGTGAAGTCTACGCATCGGATATGCTCGATGAGCTAACCGCTGCTAAAATGATTGTGGTAGAGGGCACGCTTTACCCGCTGCTTACCCGCCTCAAAAATGCCGGACTTCTCGACTACTCCTGGGTGGAGTCCACGGCCGGACCACCCCGTAAGTATTATACCTTAACCGAAACCGGCAAAGAGTTTTTAGAGCAATTGCGCCAAACCTGGCTGGAAGTAGTGTCCTCTATCGAGTTCATAACGAAGCATAAAAAACAAGCATCATGA
- a CDS encoding CCA tRNA nucleotidyltransferase: MQTISLPEHRIFKIIAEAAAQLQVETYVIGGFVRDLILKRPSKDIDVVCVGDGPALAQKVANLLPEKPSVTIFKNFGTAMLRTDDWEVEFVGARRESYRSNSRKPEVEAGTLQDDLNRRDFTINALGISLNQDNFGALIDAFNGVGDIRRKIMKTPLDPDITFTDDPLRMMRAIRFATQLDFDIDPDTYDALSRNKERIQIISKERIADELNKIILAKTPSYGFKLLYQCGLLELIFPKMTALQGVETINGNTHKDNFYHTLQVLDNVAKTSDNLWLRWAAILHDIAKPETKRYSEKVGWTFHGHEDRGARQVPKIFAELKLPLNEHMRYVQKLVKLHLRPIALVKDSVTDSAVRRLLYEAGDDIDDLMVLCNADITSKDHNKVKKYLQNFKKVDQKMKQVEETDKLRNFQPVITGEIIMATFGLKPSREVGIIKESLTEAILEGEIKNEYDQAFAYMLQKGQTMGLVPVNG; this comes from the coding sequence ATGCAAACCATCTCGTTACCGGAACATCGCATTTTTAAAATAATTGCCGAAGCAGCCGCCCAATTGCAAGTAGAAACTTACGTTATTGGCGGTTTTGTGCGTGACTTAATTTTAAAAAGGCCTTCGAAAGATATTGATGTGGTTTGCGTAGGCGATGGCCCTGCGCTGGCGCAAAAGGTAGCTAATCTGTTACCGGAAAAGCCGTCAGTTACCATTTTTAAAAATTTTGGTACGGCCATGTTGCGCACCGATGACTGGGAAGTAGAATTTGTGGGCGCCCGGCGGGAGTCGTACCGCAGCAATTCCCGGAAACCCGAAGTAGAGGCCGGCACTTTGCAGGACGATTTAAACCGCCGCGATTTTACCATCAATGCTTTAGGCATATCGTTAAACCAAGATAATTTTGGTGCTTTAATCGATGCTTTCAACGGGGTGGGGGACATTCGGCGGAAGATAATGAAAACGCCGCTAGACCCCGATATTACCTTCACCGACGATCCTTTGCGCATGATGCGGGCCATCCGGTTTGCTACGCAGTTAGATTTTGATATTGATCCGGATACCTACGACGCCCTTAGCCGCAACAAAGAACGCATTCAAATTATCTCGAAAGAGCGGATTGCCGATGAGCTAAATAAAATAATTCTGGCTAAAACGCCCTCTTATGGTTTTAAGTTACTGTATCAATGCGGTTTGCTGGAATTAATTTTTCCGAAAATGACCGCTTTACAAGGCGTAGAAACCATTAATGGCAATACCCACAAAGATAATTTTTACCACACTTTGCAGGTGCTGGATAATGTAGCCAAAACTTCAGATAATTTGTGGCTGCGCTGGGCCGCCATTCTGCACGACATTGCCAAGCCCGAAACCAAACGTTATTCCGAGAAAGTAGGCTGGACTTTTCACGGGCACGAAGACCGGGGCGCCCGCCAGGTACCCAAGATTTTTGCGGAGCTTAAATTGCCTTTAAACGAGCACATGCGTTACGTGCAAAAGCTGGTAAAGCTTCATTTGCGGCCTATTGCCTTAGTAAAAGATTCCGTCACCGACTCGGCGGTGCGGCGCTTGCTGTACGAAGCCGGCGACGATATTGATGATTTAATGGTGCTGTGCAACGCCGATATTACCTCTAAAGACCATAATAAGGTTAAGAAGTACTTGCAAAATTTTAAAAAAGTAGACCAGAAAATGAAGCAGGTAGAAGAAACCGATAAACTGCGGAATTTTCAGCCGGTTATTACGGGCGAAATTATCATGGCTACTTTTGGGTTAAAACCTTCCCGCGAGGTTGGTATAATTAAAGAAAGCTTAACCGAAGCCATTCTGGAAGGCGAAATTAAAAACGAATACGATCAGGCATTTGCTTATATGCTCCAGAAAGGCCAAACCATGGGCTTGGTGCCGGTAAATGGCTAA
- a CDS encoding Ig-like domain-containing protein, with product MANLQAGTCTTTAPSSIALESGSKTLLITSAYAGLTTSTLKIYRDGVVFTGTVAPVSTTSPYTYRFTPSNSCTQFAFSYDCSSTGKGSGASSYVTLSATATVNGCESPRSTQYYLTGNTLNPTPNATTTATPTISTSNICPSTITITGTSVANALIYLFSNGQSVRSDANGGIISVATANGNGVWSIDMSLYGFTLNDVVTVKAKEPGDPATYSSGFKGLSAPSNGVTIGSTCGVPSMAPAITGNYCTSTSIISVTGTSSEAAGTTITIYKTGVSTALATATVSSAGYWTATIPANQLTGGSTFYATATAPNKTVSSNSTTTSVSSKPSGSAITINAVTEGATSITGFITGTVTNPSTIRIYIDGTPISQTATVAAAGNWTVSGIPASEVAAGLRVTATIAANANTGCLESDPSTAVTISCTPPSTTIPSTTLTSANTFCSNGAAKISVANSENGVVYEMYNVNTNMVSGSSVLGTGGTIILTSADLTSSATLTVRAYKIGASCGNVTIANSTYSITVNFPPTVFNVSPSTQSTCNGGTATLTLSGSQSGVNYQLYNGSTPTGNQVTGNGGILTLISGPLTTNATLTVRAIAPSACSDVTMNGSSTVTLFTPPSVFNVTPLSQTICTGGTVQLSLSGSQSGIKYQIYNGTTPSGAQVTGTGNAITLTSETLSSTSTLTVRAIDPNGCNNVAMNGSATITVNIPPTKFDLTPSSLTICKGGTAQLSLSGSQSGVQYQIYDGSTATGNSVTGTGNAITITSGNLNTSTTLTVQATAPTGCTNVTMAGSTVVTVNNPPNVFSITSGNKTICSGGTAQITISGSQSGIQYQIFNGSTPTGNPVNGTGNAITLNSAALSASTTLTVQAIALAGCSNVTMTGSAVITVNSPPIAYNVLTSNLTICSSSSATINIANSQSGVQYQIFNGSSPTGSAVLSSGGAINLISGPLTANTTLTVQAIAPGGCNNVTMNGSTAVTVNKPASLFNISPNNQTICSGSTAQLTLTGSQSGVQYQIFNGTTPTGNPVNGTGNSITLTSGSLSENTSLTVQAVGPTGCSNVTMSGTSIITVIKPVVPTISSTPASFCGSGSTVISVTNPQTNYTYQLFRNNSTTPEVTWGTYNGSGLLDFYVNLNQNASFTVKAFIGTCAVVTSNSVSLAVTNCAINYTVSPAYARSEYVFKEIIATPKLQNGKQYTFTGTNFLPGTSVDLTTGKIYVSDLSTLTSGTRTVNITATEAGTGIITEIPVTYSVSPDGNPTAATRFNPPVVLPVSLLYFKGTLQNGKVHLTWATATERNNQYFVVERSLDAITFNHIGQVEGAGNSNALLTYSFEDTYATTSAIYYRLKQVDFDGKFKYSQIIVLNSHGGAKVEKVFAYPNPTQKDVRIYVPEKLNFKTTIQIWDVAGQLIKTESRNDVAGRQYIDLDLQSFAVGTYIVSIQTGSENFILRIIRQ from the coding sequence GTGGCTAATTTACAGGCTGGTACCTGTACCACCACGGCGCCTTCCAGTATTGCTCTTGAGAGTGGTTCTAAAACATTACTTATAACCTCCGCCTATGCCGGTTTAACTACCAGCACTTTAAAAATTTACCGGGATGGTGTTGTATTTACAGGAACAGTTGCTCCGGTTAGCACTACCAGTCCTTATACTTATAGGTTTACCCCTTCTAATTCATGTACTCAATTTGCTTTCAGTTATGATTGTAGTAGTACTGGTAAAGGCTCAGGAGCCTCAAGTTACGTGACTCTTTCTGCAACGGCAACTGTTAACGGCTGTGAATCGCCGCGATCTACTCAATATTACCTCACCGGTAACACATTAAATCCTACGCCTAATGCTACAACCACAGCTACACCAACCATTTCTACTTCCAATATATGTCCTAGTACTATAACTATAACTGGTACATCTGTAGCGAATGCTTTAATTTATTTATTTTCTAATGGTCAATCTGTTAGATCCGACGCAAATGGTGGCATAATATCGGTAGCAACTGCCAATGGCAACGGAGTCTGGTCTATTGATATGTCTTTATATGGTTTTACACTAAATGATGTAGTAACTGTGAAAGCCAAGGAACCAGGGGACCCTGCTACTTATTCTTCTGGTTTTAAAGGCCTTTCTGCTCCTTCAAATGGTGTTACTATTGGATCAACTTGCGGCGTACCTTCTATGGCCCCAGCTATCACTGGTAATTATTGTACATCTACTTCTATTATTTCTGTTACAGGTACTTCCTCCGAAGCGGCCGGAACTACTATTACTATTTATAAAACTGGGGTAAGCACTGCTTTAGCTACTGCAACGGTTAGTTCCGCTGGTTATTGGACGGCGACCATTCCAGCAAATCAATTAACTGGTGGCTCTACTTTTTATGCTACGGCAACGGCACCCAACAAAACGGTTAGCAGTAATTCGACTACTACAAGTGTATCAAGCAAGCCTAGTGGCAGTGCTATTACGATAAATGCAGTTACGGAAGGAGCAACTTCTATCACTGGATTCATTACAGGAACGGTTACTAACCCCAGCACTATCCGGATATATATTGATGGAACTCCTATCAGCCAAACTGCCACAGTTGCCGCAGCAGGAAACTGGACAGTATCGGGTATTCCGGCCAGCGAGGTGGCAGCTGGATTGCGGGTAACTGCAACCATTGCGGCTAATGCGAATACGGGTTGTTTAGAAAGTGACCCATCTACGGCTGTAACAATTTCCTGTACCCCCCCAAGTACAACTATCCCGTCCACCACTCTAACTTCGGCTAATACTTTTTGCAGCAATGGCGCTGCTAAAATATCTGTTGCTAATTCTGAAAATGGAGTGGTTTACGAAATGTACAATGTCAATACAAACATGGTAAGTGGTTCATCAGTTTTGGGAACAGGTGGTACTATTATTTTAACCTCCGCTGATTTAACTTCCAGTGCAACCCTTACGGTGAGAGCTTATAAAATAGGGGCTTCTTGCGGAAATGTAACTATAGCAAACAGTACGTATTCTATCACCGTTAATTTTCCACCGACTGTTTTTAATGTTTCGCCTTCTACTCAATCTACTTGTAATGGAGGCACGGCAACATTAACCTTATCTGGCTCTCAGTCCGGAGTTAATTATCAGCTCTATAATGGCAGTACACCCACCGGAAATCAGGTAACTGGGAATGGGGGAATCTTAACCCTGATTTCCGGCCCTTTAACTACCAATGCTACTCTTACGGTGCGGGCCATAGCACCCAGCGCTTGCAGCGACGTTACCATGAATGGATCTTCGACAGTAACTCTTTTTACCCCACCATCTGTTTTTAATGTAACACCATTAAGCCAAACAATTTGTACCGGCGGTACAGTCCAACTTTCCTTATCTGGTTCACAAAGTGGAATTAAATATCAAATATATAATGGCACCACTCCGAGCGGAGCCCAAGTAACAGGTACAGGAAATGCAATTACCTTAACTTCTGAAACACTGAGTTCTACCTCAACTTTAACGGTGCGGGCTATAGATCCAAATGGCTGTAACAATGTTGCTATGAATGGCTCTGCAACAATTACCGTAAATATTCCTCCAACCAAATTTGATTTAACTCCATCCAGCTTAACCATTTGTAAGGGCGGCACAGCCCAACTTTCCTTATCCGGGTCCCAATCTGGAGTTCAATATCAAATTTACGACGGTAGTACAGCAACTGGAAATTCAGTCACTGGGACAGGCAATGCCATCACAATTACTTCTGGAAATTTAAACACCAGCACCACTTTAACCGTGCAGGCGACAGCTCCTACTGGTTGTACCAATGTGACTATGGCGGGCTCCACTGTTGTAACCGTAAATAACCCACCCAATGTTTTCAGTATTACCTCTGGTAATAAAACTATATGCAGTGGAGGCACGGCCCAAATTACTATATCTGGTTCCCAGTCCGGTATTCAATATCAAATCTTTAATGGCAGTACGCCAACGGGAAATCCTGTAAATGGCACCGGAAACGCTATTACCCTTAACTCAGCCGCTTTATCGGCTAGTACAACATTAACGGTTCAAGCTATAGCTCTTGCTGGATGCAGCAATGTAACCATGACTGGATCAGCAGTTATTACCGTAAACTCTCCTCCTATTGCTTACAATGTATTAACCAGCAATTTAACAATTTGTAGCAGCAGCTCAGCAACTATAAATATTGCAAACTCCCAGTCTGGAGTTCAATATCAAATTTTTAACGGAAGTTCCCCTACCGGATCGGCAGTATTAAGTTCTGGAGGCGCAATAAACCTTATTTCAGGCCCTTTAACCGCCAACACAACTTTAACCGTTCAGGCAATTGCTCCTGGTGGGTGTAACAATGTTACCATGAATGGCTCTACTGCTGTTACAGTTAATAAACCTGCTTCGCTATTTAATATTTCTCCTAATAACCAAACCATTTGCAGTGGGAGCACCGCTCAGCTTACTTTAACTGGTTCTCAGTCCGGTGTTCAATACCAAATTTTTAATGGAACTACGCCCACAGGAAATCCGGTAAATGGTACTGGAAATAGTATAACTTTAACATCCGGAAGTTTAAGTGAAAACACCAGCTTAACGGTACAAGCTGTTGGTCCTACAGGTTGCAGCAATGTTACAATGTCTGGCACATCAATTATTACGGTTATAAAACCTGTTGTGCCTACCATTTCCAGTACACCAGCTTCTTTTTGCGGAAGTGGTTCTACGGTAATTTCAGTCACTAACCCACAAACCAATTATACCTATCAGTTATTCCGCAATAACAGTACTACACCCGAAGTTACCTGGGGAACTTATAATGGTTCAGGACTCCTGGATTTTTACGTTAACCTTAATCAAAATGCGTCCTTCACTGTTAAAGCATTCATTGGTACTTGTGCTGTTGTTACTTCTAATTCGGTTTCTTTGGCAGTTACTAATTGTGCCATTAATTACACAGTAAGCCCGGCTTATGCCCGGAGCGAATACGTTTTTAAAGAAATAATTGCTACACCTAAATTACAAAATGGTAAACAATATACTTTTACCGGTACTAATTTTTTACCAGGTACCAGTGTAGATCTTACAACCGGTAAAATTTATGTTTCGGATTTATCTACCTTAACTTCCGGAACCCGAACCGTTAATATTACCGCTACTGAAGCTGGTACCGGAATTATTACGGAAATTCCGGTTACGTATAGTGTAAGTCCGGATGGTAATCCTACGGCTGCCACACGTTTTAATCCACCAGTTGTTTTGCCGGTTTCTTTGTTGTATTTTAAGGGTACTCTTCAAAATGGCAAGGTCCATTTAACCTGGGCTACTGCTACGGAAAGAAACAACCAGTACTTCGTCGTTGAAAGAAGTTTAGATGCCATAACTTTTAACCATATTGGCCAGGTTGAAGGTGCCGGAAATAGTAATGCTTTACTTACATATTCTTTTGAGGATACCTATGCAACAACCTCAGCAATTTATTATCGCTTAAAGCAAGTTGATTTTGATGGTAAATTCAAATATAGCCAAATTATAGTCCTGAATAGCCATGGTGGAGCAAAAGTTGAAAAAGTATTTGCTTATCCGAACCCGACCCAAAAGGATGTAAGAATTTATGTACCTGAAAAGCTGAATTTTAAAACAACTATCCAGATTTGGGATGTTGCCGGCCAATTAATAAAAACTGAGTCGAGAAATGACGTAGCTGGCCGGCAGTATATTGATCTGGACTTACAAAGCTTTGCAGTTGGTACTTATATTGTTTCGATACAAACCGGATCAGAAAATTTCATTCTCCGGATTATCCGGCAATAA
- a CDS encoding ArnT family glycosyltransferase: MKLLTLNKPTSVLFLLWLLATSLNLTKAFHIDDAFHLAAAQWIEHHPFRPMSGKVLWDFGYVPISQYNQPPLYFYFVSWVGHVLGYREVPLHLMQAVFTLLAIYFFYKIARLLIPAYALLSTAFLVLNPAFLINQNLMVDMPLLSLHLLFIYLLINPEFKSDWLRYGLAGFVLSLALLIKYTSLPLLVLFSIHLVLNKKFKFLITVLIPVGVLALWSLANYYEFNSFHLFRPTAGFNLRHVGSQLLAYVLTLGAIVPFSLVYVAGYFKERRRLVASAVGLTISFLVLLILITYTGWITEKISRKALWVLHLLNGVTFLFLIIRGCLQNLNFKNLKKFLTSSSGLLILWAAGMAGFIILFAPFMATRHVLLVLPVFLIFGAKWLAYASQKIKIITLLFTTCLSLILGISDWFFADLYRQEAATARNKIKSNAVVWTVGYWGWHWYSQQAGMQPYVASQSQPNQNDYFVIPANLPHQEFKQKNKLRLIEQKIIYRNFISFFAGSNIPGLYSTDRKNTSWKLTHLPLDTIQIYQVRESF, from the coding sequence GTGAAGCTTTTAACTTTAAACAAACCCACCAGCGTACTTTTTTTACTTTGGCTATTGGCCACCAGTTTAAATTTAACCAAAGCTTTTCATATTGATGATGCTTTCCATCTAGCGGCGGCGCAATGGATCGAACATCACCCCTTCCGGCCCATGTCGGGCAAAGTTCTCTGGGATTTTGGCTACGTACCCATTAGTCAATACAACCAACCGCCCTTGTATTTTTATTTTGTTTCCTGGGTAGGCCATGTGCTGGGTTACCGCGAAGTGCCGCTGCACCTGATGCAAGCGGTATTTACCCTGCTGGCTATTTATTTTTTTTATAAAATTGCCCGTTTATTAATTCCGGCTTATGCCTTACTCAGCACTGCGTTTTTGGTGTTAAATCCGGCTTTTCTGATTAACCAAAACCTGATGGTGGATATGCCATTGCTTAGTTTGCATTTGCTCTTTATCTATTTATTGATTAATCCAGAATTTAAATCAGATTGGCTCCGGTATGGCTTAGCGGGCTTTGTTTTAAGTTTAGCTTTATTGATTAAGTATACGTCTTTGCCCCTTCTGGTATTATTCAGTATTCATCTGGTTTTAAATAAGAAGTTTAAGTTTTTGATTACCGTGCTTATTCCCGTTGGGGTGTTGGCACTTTGGTCTTTAGCTAATTACTACGAGTTTAATTCCTTCCATCTTTTCCGGCCGACAGCGGGTTTTAACTTAAGGCACGTTGGTTCACAGTTATTAGCCTATGTGCTTACTTTAGGAGCAATAGTGCCTTTTAGTTTGGTTTATGTAGCCGGTTATTTTAAAGAACGCCGCCGGCTAGTTGCATCCGCAGTTGGGTTAACCATTAGCTTTTTAGTCCTGCTGATTTTAATTACCTACACTGGCTGGATTACCGAAAAAATTTCCCGGAAAGCATTATGGGTTTTGCACCTTTTAAATGGGGTAACCTTCCTTTTTTTAATAATCCGGGGCTGCTTACAAAACCTAAATTTCAAAAATTTAAAAAAATTTCTTACCTCCAGTTCCGGGTTGTTGATTTTATGGGCAGCAGGAATGGCAGGGTTTATTATATTATTTGCTCCTTTTATGGCCACCCGGCACGTGTTGTTGGTTTTACCCGTATTTCTGATTTTCGGGGCTAAATGGTTAGCTTACGCCAGCCAGAAAATAAAAATTATAACCTTATTATTTACCACGTGCCTCAGCTTAATTTTAGGTATTTCGGATTGGTTTTTTGCTGATTTGTACCGGCAAGAAGCCGCCACAGCCAGAAATAAAATTAAATCGAATGCTGTTGTGTGGACGGTAGGTTACTGGGGATGGCACTGGTACAGTCAGCAAGCCGGCATGCAACCTTATGTAGCCAGCCAGTCGCAACCAAACCAAAACGATTATTTTGTAATTCCGGCTAACTTACCGCATCAGGAATTTAAACAAAAAAACAAGTTGCGATTAATCGAGCAAAAAATCATTTACCGCAACTTTATAAGCTTTTTTGCCGGTTCCAACATTCCGGGCCTGTACTCCACCGATCGAAAAAATACTTCCTGGAAACTGACGCATTTACCCCTGGATACCATTCAGATTTACCAGGTACGGGAATCTTTTTAA
- a CDS encoding GIN domain-containing protein → MKKNISINLQGLIFHIEEDGYEQLRQYLAAIKTYFSNYAGHEEIVADIEGRIAEVFSGKLNPGKQVITQEDVQALITQMGSVQDFASIEEEEDLNQAYSATNQSANASGSTSNQSYTHTQTQSDNSQSSSSVNAGPRRLYRDVNRKVIGGVSAGIANYLGIDSIWVRLVFVFLFLLGVFTAGISAGLIGFIYALCWIALPKSYTLAEVNARKLFRDPLDKKLGGVCSGLGLYFGMDVGIVRLLFLLSVLFGGLGVPIYIVLWLVVPLATTITDRVQMQGNPVTLSGIEESLKNNLRMQDETGQESTLARVLLFPVRLVAQVLEVIARTLKPFFNFLGSAIRIFAGIILLVISLGFIFALFVGLGAGTGLIGEEYFNGFDGPMQLFARDFPGYGMVAGFLAGFIPSLFLLMIAIGLLTKRFFLKPSVGWSMFAVWVVSLFTMGSAIFVFQQNFNERGEYITEKTFTIETIPTVQLNARNASMPMQRWVNEVEFGSVKTPNMRVVQEFRAKGRTEEEAIRNAQMLDYRIQQRDSTLIFDRQARINKGGAFRDQDLSLKIYLPQNKKFRLNQEFVYMASNYFDKDYDFEKINLRRSIWEFRDDKFTCATCPEKVVEENHDENQEEQNDFDIADVDINVLDNDLLGAWEDYGSEEKTFDIRDFENVEAGGAYHVRIKKGDNFEVRARGDNEVMKNLKVNKNGSTLQIKSEVNFWDFTKNNRENVLVEVTLPHLKSVDLSGAVKSDISGFDEDKCEITQSGAAQTNIGINANKLEIDLSGAAKTNIAGRADELQLTASGACNVQAGSLRSRVADLNLSGASKANIYVTEKLTADASGVSNITYRGNPSNVDSDVSGASKVRKN, encoded by the coding sequence ATGAAAAAGAATATAAGTATCAACTTGCAAGGCCTTATCTTCCATATCGAAGAAGATGGTTACGAGCAACTGCGGCAATATTTAGCCGCGATAAAAACATACTTTTCTAATTATGCGGGTCACGAGGAGATTGTTGCGGATATTGAAGGCAGAATAGCAGAAGTATTTTCGGGCAAGTTAAACCCGGGTAAACAAGTAATTACCCAGGAAGACGTACAAGCTTTAATTACCCAAATGGGCAGCGTACAAGACTTTGCCAGTATTGAGGAAGAAGAAGACTTAAACCAGGCTTACAGCGCTACCAATCAGTCGGCCAATGCTTCTGGTTCCACTTCAAATCAATCGTATACGCATACCCAAACCCAAAGCGACAATAGCCAAAGCAGCTCTTCGGTTAATGCCGGCCCTAGACGCTTATACCGCGACGTAAACCGCAAAGTAATTGGCGGCGTATCGGCCGGTATAGCAAACTATCTGGGCATCGATTCTATCTGGGTTCGTTTGGTGTTTGTTTTTCTTTTCTTATTGGGCGTATTTACCGCCGGGATTTCTGCCGGGTTAATTGGTTTTATTTACGCACTGTGCTGGATTGCTTTGCCAAAAAGCTATACTCTGGCCGAAGTAAACGCCCGTAAACTTTTCCGCGACCCCTTAGATAAAAAACTTGGCGGGGTGTGCAGCGGCTTGGGATTGTATTTTGGAATGGACGTCGGGATTGTGCGGTTGCTCTTTTTACTTTCGGTGTTATTCGGCGGTTTAGGTGTTCCCATTTACATTGTATTGTGGCTAGTGGTTCCGCTAGCCACCACCATTACCGACCGGGTGCAGATGCAAGGTAATCCGGTAACTTTATCGGGTATTGAAGAGTCGCTGAAAAATAATTTGCGCATGCAAGACGAAACCGGCCAGGAAAGTACTTTAGCCCGCGTGCTTTTGTTTCCGGTGCGTTTAGTGGCCCAGGTGCTGGAAGTTATTGCCCGTACGTTAAAACCTTTCTTTAATTTTCTTGGCTCGGCCATCCGCATTTTTGCCGGTATTATCTTATTAGTTATTTCCTTAGGGTTTATTTTTGCTTTATTCGTTGGTTTAGGTGCCGGCACCGGACTGATTGGCGAAGAATACTTTAACGGTTTTGATGGCCCCATGCAATTATTTGCCCGCGACTTTCCGGGTTACGGTATGGTGGCCGGCTTTCTGGCTGGTTTTATCCCGAGTTTGTTTTTATTAATGATTGCCATTGGTTTATTAACCAAGCGCTTTTTCTTAAAACCTTCGGTGGGCTGGTCGATGTTTGCGGTATGGGTAGTAAGTTTATTTACCATGGGCAGCGCTATTTTTGTGTTCCAGCAAAACTTTAACGAACGCGGCGAATACATCACCGAAAAAACGTTTACCATTGAAACTATTCCTACAGTACAATTAAACGCCCGCAATGCCAGCATGCCCATGCAACGCTGGGTTAACGAAGTAGAATTTGGCAGCGTAAAAACCCCTAACATGCGGGTAGTGCAGGAATTCCGGGCCAAGGGCCGTACCGAAGAAGAAGCCATTCGCAATGCCCAAATGTTGGACTACCGCATTCAGCAACGCGACTCTACGTTGATTTTCGACCGGCAGGCGCGAATAAACAAAGGCGGCGCTTTCCGGGATCAGGACTTAAGTTTGAAAATTTACCTGCCGCAGAATAAAAAATTCCGCCTGAACCAGGAGTTTGTGTACATGGCGTCTAATTACTTCGACAAAGACTATGATTTTGAAAAAATAAACCTGCGCCGCAGCATTTGGGAATTCCGCGACGATAAGTTTACCTGCGCTACCTGCCCCGAAAAAGTAGTGGAAGAAAACCACGACGAAAATCAGGAAGAACAAAACGACTTTGATATTGCCGATGTAGATATTAATGTACTGGATAATGATTTACTCGGAGCTTGGGAAGATTACGGATCAGAAGAAAAAACCTTTGATATCCGGGATTTTGAAAACGTAGAAGCTGGTGGCGCTTACCACGTCCGGATTAAAAAAGGCGATAACTTTGAGGTGCGGGCCCGGGGCGACAACGAAGTGATGAAAAATTTAAAAGTGAATAAAAACGGCAGTACCCTGCAAATCAAATCCGAGGTAAATTTCTGGGATTTCACCAAAAATAACCGCGAAAACGTGCTTGTGGAAGTTACCTTACCGCATTTAAAAAGCGTAGATTTATCGGGGGCTGTGAAATCAGATATTTCCGGATTTGACGAAGATAAATGTGAAATAACCCAGTCCGGGGCAGCTCAAACCAATATTGGAATAAATGCTAACAAACTGGAAATAGATTTATCCGGTGCGGCCAAAACGAATATTGCGGGCCGGGCTGATGAGTTACAACTTACGGCTTCCGGTGCTTGTAATGTGCAGGCTGGCAGCTTAAGAAGCCGAGTAGCAGACTTAAATTTATCCGGTGCATCTAAAGCCAACATTTACGTTACCGAAAAACTGACCGCCGATGCTTCGGGCGTTAGTAATATTACTTACCGCGGCAATCCGAGCAACGTGGATAGCGATGTTTCCGGCGCATCTAAAGTTCGAAAAAATTAA